ACCGTCTGCTACCCACGGGGAGTGCGTCTGCATTTCACACCCGGGCCCATCGTCGGGGAGTCAGACCTGGAGAGCTACCTGGGTGTGTCCTTGCGGGGAGAGGGACGCCCGGCTTGGATCGCGCTCATGGATACCAAGCCCCTGGCGGACCCGGGCCGGGCAGAAAAAATGCTGTTGAGCCACGCCGACCGCGCAAGAGCCGAGCTGCACCAGCTCCGTGCCGAGGAGGCCTTGCGGGAGACCCGCGGGAGGCTGGAGGTTCTGGCGGAGATGCGCAGCGGCGAGCTGCGCGCCGCCAACCAACGCCTGGAACTCGAGACCGCGCAGCGCGGGCGCGCTGAGGACGCCCTGCGCGTCTCGGAGGAGAAGTTCTCGAAGACCTTCCGGTCGAGCCCGGGCTGCGTGACCATCAGTACGTTCGGCGAGGGGCGCTTCCTGGAGATCAACGAGACCTTCCTCCGCGTCGCTGGATTCGCGCGCGAGGAGGTGGTGGGCCGGACGGGGCTGGAGCTGGCCCTGTGGGCGGAGCCGATGGAATGGGAGCGGCTCCGGCGACTCCTGCAGGTGGAGGGCACGCTCCGAAATAAGGAGTACGTCCTCCGCACCAAAGGTGGCGAGCGGCGGGTCATGCTGACCTCAGCGGAGACCATTGATCTGGGGGGCGAGGCCTGCGTGCTCGCGGTAGAGATCGACATTACAGAGCGGAAGCGAGCGGAGGCCGCGCTGCGTGCGAGCGAGGAGCGCTATGCCCTGGCTGCACGCGGGGCCAACGATGGGCTCTGGGACTGGGACCTGATCGGGGGCGGGGTCTACTTCTCCCCCCGCTGGAAGGAAATGCTCGGGCAAGGGGAGGTGGAGGTTACCACTCACCCGAGCGAGTGGTTCCGCCGCACCCACCCCGAGGATCGGGACCGGCTGAGCATGGAGATCGTCTCCCACCTGGAGGGCATGAGCGCCCACTTCGAGAGCGAGCACCGGGTTCTGCACCAGGACGGTACCTACCGCTGGATGCTCTGCCGGGGGCTGGCCGTGCGCGATGAGTTCGGGCGGGCGACCCGCCTGGCGGGCTCGCTGACCGACATTACCCGACACAAAGCCATGGAGGAGCAGCTCATCCACGATGCCTTCCACGACCTCCTGACCGGCCTTCCCAACCGCGCCCTCTTCATGGACCGGCTCGACCGCGTATTGGAGCGGGCCAAGCGGCACGCAAAGGACGGCTTCGCAGTGCTCTTCCTGGATCTGGACCGCTTCAAGGTGGTCAACGACAGCCTGGGCCACACGGTGGGGGACGAACTCCTGGTCGGGATTGCGCGCCGGCTCTCGGCCACCCTTCGGCCCGAGGACACCGTAGCCCGCCTGGGGGGCGATGAGTTCGCGGTCTTGCTGGAGGACGTCGGGGGAGTCAGCGACGCTACCCGCGTGGCGGGCCGGATCGGAGAGGAACTGCGGCGCTCCTTCAGCGCGGGCCAGCAGGAAGTCTTCACGACCGCGAGCATGGGAATCGCGGTGAGCGCGACCGGCTACGATCGGCCCGAGGATGTGCTGCGGGACGCCGACACCGCCCTCTACCGGGCCAAGGCCCAGGGCCGGGCTCGCTACGAGGTCTTTGATCGGACTATGCACCTGCGCGCGGTGGCTCGGCTCCAGATCGAGACGGACCTCCGGCGGGCGGTGGAGCGGGGGGAGTTCGCCCTGTGCTACCAGCCGATCATTTCTCTGCCCGCGGGGGATCTGGCTGGCTTCGAGGCCCTCTTGCGCTGGAACCACCCCACGCGGGGCCGCGTGCCGCCCGTGGAGTTCATTGCCGTGGCCGAGGAGACAGGGCTGATCGTTCCCCTCGGGAACTGGGTGCTGCGGGAGGCGTGCCGGCAGGGCCGGGTATGGCAGGACCGGCTGGGCCCGGGCCGCGCCCTCTCCATCAGCGTAAACCTGTCCGCCCGCCAACTGGCCCAGAGCGACCTGGTGGAACAGGTGCGCGATGTGCTCGCGGAGACGGGCTTGAAAGGCGATCGCCTTCGCCTGGAGATCACGGAGACGGTGATCATGGAGAACGCCGAGGCCGCGGCGGCCATGCTGACTCGCCTGAAGGAGCTCGGGGTCCGGGTGTCGGTCGACGACTTCGGGATGGGCTACTCCTGTCTCAGCCTCCTTCACCGCTTCCCCATCGATACCTTGAAGATTGACCGCTCGTTCGTGGGCTTGATGGGGCCCAAGGGGGAAGGGGGTGCGACCGTGCGTACCATCGTGGCCCTCGCCCACAACCTGAGCATGGACGTGATCGCGGAGGGCGTGGAGACGCAGGCGCAGCTCTCCTCGCTTCGGGAGCTGGACTGCGGCTATGCGCAAGGGTATCTGATCTCGGAGCCGCTCGACCCAGAGAGAGCGGAAGCGCTCTTGGGGAAGGTGGAGGCGGGGATCGGGCTCCTCGGCGCGAGCCCGAACGAGCCCAGCCCCGCGGGGCTCATCCCCATTTGCGCCTGGTGCAAGAAAGTGCGCGATGAGCGCGGCGAATGGCGCGACGCGGCTCTCCCCGTGCTGGGCGCCGAGAACCTGACCCATGGGATCTGCCCGGAGTGCCTCCGGAAGCAAGCCCCGCCCGGCCCCGAGTAGCGCCGCGGATGCCTCCAACGCATCATCCACTCGCTCTTCTCACGGGGCCGCCCGCAAACGGGCGCCGAGCATTTCCACCGGGAGCTGGATTGAGGGTCGCCCCGTCGCGGAACCGCAGAGTCCTTCGGCGCGAGCGGGCGGCCGGAGAAAACGCAGTTCGGGTCATCTGCCCGCGCATGACCATCGTGAGTCCCGGACCGCTCGGCGGCCTCGGGCGACGGCCGCCAAGCAACGCAAATCCATTGCAGAGCGAGGCCGCATGAGCTCAGCGAGTGCGAAGAAGCGAATTCTCCTGTTGGACGACGAACGCGCCATCCTGGTGCCAATCGCCAGGTACTTCCAGAACCTCGGCTGCTGCGTGGAGATCGCGGAGGCGGCGGAGGAGGCGATCGCCCTCATCCGTGAACGCGGTTATGACCTGGCCATGCTCGACATCCGACTGAGCCGGCTCGGGGGAGTAGAGGGTCTCGAGGTTCTGCGGGAACTGCGGAAGAGTGACCGGCGCACGCGCGTGATCATGCTCAGCGCCTACGTGTCTCCGGAGGTCGAGGAGGAGGCCTTCCGGGTGGGGGCGGACGCGGTCCTTCGGAAGCCCCAGCCGCTGGGCGACCTTGCGAAGCTCGCTTTTGGCCTGATGGGGGAGGCGTCGTGAGCCGGGCGGCGCGCGTCGGCCGCCTGTCCGGGCCCCCCGGGGAGGGGATAGCGGAGTCCTTCTGGGGGGCGTTCCGATCCTCGCCCGACGCCTGCGCCCTTTCCACGCTCGAGGAAGGACGCTATGTGGAGGTGAACGACGGCTTCACGCGCCTCCTGGGCTTTGCGCGGGAAGAACTTCTGGGCCGGCCCGCCGTGGAAACCGTCTGGCCCAGCCCGGGCGACCGGGAGGCATTCCTGCGCACCCTCGAGGGGGGCACCGCGTTCCGGGAGCGTGAGGTAGAGCTCCGGACGAAATCAGGCGAAAGGCGGACGTTCTCGATCTCCGCGGAGGCCGTCGACGTCCGAGGGCGCCGGCACCTAATGACGATTTCCCGGGACGTTACGGATCAAAAGCTGATGACGGAGGCTCTGCGCGCGAGCGAGGAGCGGTATCGCAACTTTCTCGCCCTGAGCACGGACGCCATCGGCCGCATCGAGCTCAGCGAGGGACTCGCGGTAGACCTCCCAGAGGAGGAGCAGCTCGCGCATATCTGGCGCCACGCCTATGTGGCGGAGTGCAACGACGCCATGGCGAGAGGCAGCGGCTTGGCGTCGGCCGCGGATGTCCTGGGGCGGAGGCTGGCCGAGGTCCTCCCCGACAGCCCGGAGGAGCGCAACGGGCTCCTCCGCTTCATCCGCTCCGGCCACCGCCTCATCGACGACGAGCTGTGCCGCGTGGGCCGGGATGGCCAAGCGCGCTGGCTCCGGCGGAACGTCCTGGGGGTGATGAGCGGGGCCCAACTCATTCGGGCCTGGGTCGTGACCCGCGACGAGACGGCGCGGAAAAGAGCGGAGGTGGCGGTCGATGAGCAGAGGGCTTTCCTTCGCCAGGTCCTCGACTCAAACCCACACCTGATCTTCGCTCGGGACGGCCACAATCGCATCACCCTTGCCAACCGCGCGACGGCGGAGCTGTACGGAACGACGGTGGAGGCTCTCACCGGGGAGCAGGGCGCGGGGGCCGCCCCTCCCCCAGGAGTGGTCGAGAGCTTCAACCTCGGTGAGGTCGAGACGCTCGTCTCGGGCGGGGAGCGGGCATTCCGGACTGCGGTCAGGGACGCCGCAGGCGGGCTCCGGCGGTTTGACGTCGTCGAGCGCCCGCTCCTAGACCCGCAAGGCGCGGCCCACCAGGTCATCAGCGTAGCCACGGATGTGACGGCCCGCCTGCGCGCGGACGAGGAGCGGAACCGACTCCAGACCGCCCTCGAGCACGCGGCCCGGGAGTGGAGGGAGACCTTCGACGCTATCGACGTCGGCATCCTGGTGACTAATGACTCGGGCCGCGTCGTGCGCGTCAACCGCGAGGCGGCCGCCCTGGCCGAAGGCTGCCGGGAGTACGAATCATTGCTCCATCGCCGCTTGGAGGCGATCGGAGCCCAGGAACCGTGGCGCACGGCGGAGCAGGTGAGAGAAGCGGCTGCGAGGCAGACAATGCACATTGCGCGGCAGATCCGGGACGAGGCTACCGCGCGTGCCTGGTACATCACGGCCAGCCCAATGAAGCGGGGGGCGGGGGCTGCGCCCTGGGTCATCGTCACCCTGCGGGACATCACCGCGGAGACGGAAGTGGAGCAGCAGCTCCGGCGCTCTCGGCAAATGGAGGCCATGGGCGCCCTCGTCGCGGGTGTGGCCCACGAGGTGAGGACGCCCCTCTTCAGCATCTCCGCCACCCTCGAGGCATTCGAGAGCGAGTTCGGGGTCCGGCCCGAGCAAGAGGAGTACGCCGTGCTTCTGCGCTCGCAGGTGCGACGCCTCACGCAACTCATGAGCGATTTGCTCGACTACGGCAAGCCTCCCGTACTCAGCCTTTCCCCGGGGGGAATCGATGAGGTCGTCCGCCGTGCGCTTCAAGCCTGCCGGGGCTTGGCGAAGCAGTCCAAGGTCTCGCTGACGCTCGCGCTTGAGGAGAATCTTCCCCCCGTGCGACGCGACCCGGGCCGGCTGGAGCAGGTCTTCCAAAACCTGATCGCCAACGCGATCCAGCATTCTCCACCCGGCGCAGCCGTGGGGATCGGGGTCGGTCGCGCTCCCCAAGGCCGGGGGGGGGTCTGCTGCACGGTGGAGGACCGAGGCAGCGGGGTTCCCAACGCCGACCGGCGAAGGATCTTCGAGCCCTTCGTCAGCGGTCGCAAGGGCGGGACGGGTCTGGGGCTCTCCATCGTGCAGCGCATCGTGGACGGACACGGAGGGACGGTCACGGCCGGCAGCCGGCCTGATGGGGGGGCGGTCTTCACGGTCGTTCTTCCCGCCGGGGAAGAGGATGCGCAGGCAGGAGCGCGGTGCTGAGGACAGTCCGGCCACACGGACGACCGTCCGACTTTCGGGACGCTACTCCCTTCCCGGCCTCGCCTCCACCCAGTGCGGACGCGGACTTTGAACGTGGGAGGATTGGCAAGGAAGTTGCCATAGGGTTTGGAATGTCAG
The DNA window shown above is from Vicinamibacteria bacterium and carries:
- a CDS encoding PAS domain S-box protein; translated protein: MSRAARVGRLSGPPGEGIAESFWGAFRSSPDACALSTLEEGRYVEVNDGFTRLLGFAREELLGRPAVETVWPSPGDREAFLRTLEGGTAFREREVELRTKSGERRTFSISAEAVDVRGRRHLMTISRDVTDQKLMTEALRASEERYRNFLALSTDAIGRIELSEGLAVDLPEEEQLAHIWRHAYVAECNDAMARGSGLASAADVLGRRLAEVLPDSPEERNGLLRFIRSGHRLIDDELCRVGRDGQARWLRRNVLGVMSGAQLIRAWVVTRDETARKRAEVAVDEQRAFLRQVLDSNPHLIFARDGHNRITLANRATAELYGTTVEALTGEQGAGAAPPPGVVESFNLGEVETLVSGGERAFRTAVRDAAGGLRRFDVVERPLLDPQGAAHQVISVATDVTARLRADEERNRLQTALEHAAREWRETFDAIDVGILVTNDSGRVVRVNREAAALAEGCREYESLLHRRLEAIGAQEPWRTAEQVREAAARQTMHIARQIRDEATARAWYITASPMKRGAGAAPWVIVTLRDITAETEVEQQLRRSRQMEAMGALVAGVAHEVRTPLFSISATLEAFESEFGVRPEQEEYAVLLRSQVRRLTQLMSDLLDYGKPPVLSLSPGGIDEVVRRALQACRGLAKQSKVSLTLALEENLPPVRRDPGRLEQVFQNLIANAIQHSPPGAAVGIGVGRAPQGRGGVCCTVEDRGSGVPNADRRRIFEPFVSGRKGGTGLGLSIVQRIVDGHGGTVTAGSRPDGGAVFTVVLPAGEEDAQAGARC
- a CDS encoding response regulator codes for the protein MSSASAKKRILLLDDERAILVPIARYFQNLGCCVEIAEAAEEAIALIRERGYDLAMLDIRLSRLGGVEGLEVLRELRKSDRRTRVIMLSAYVSPEVEEEAFRVGADAVLRKPQPLGDLAKLAFGLMGEAS
- a CDS encoding EAL domain-containing protein — protein: MGRGVMQMAGEGPTNGKQAGPGWLRAVTKERVEEGLPLTGPIFLASLVRELARVLDVPYVFVAEATGAGGLARTLALCAHGQIAPNVEYPLQQMPCREVAAGGTVCYPRGVRLHFTPGPIVGESDLESYLGVSLRGEGRPAWIALMDTKPLADPGRAEKMLLSHADRARAELHQLRAEEALRETRGRLEVLAEMRSGELRAANQRLELETAQRGRAEDALRVSEEKFSKTFRSSPGCVTISTFGEGRFLEINETFLRVAGFAREEVVGRTGLELALWAEPMEWERLRRLLQVEGTLRNKEYVLRTKGGERRVMLTSAETIDLGGEACVLAVEIDITERKRAEAALRASEERYALAARGANDGLWDWDLIGGGVYFSPRWKEMLGQGEVEVTTHPSEWFRRTHPEDRDRLSMEIVSHLEGMSAHFESEHRVLHQDGTYRWMLCRGLAVRDEFGRATRLAGSLTDITRHKAMEEQLIHDAFHDLLTGLPNRALFMDRLDRVLERAKRHAKDGFAVLFLDLDRFKVVNDSLGHTVGDELLVGIARRLSATLRPEDTVARLGGDEFAVLLEDVGGVSDATRVAGRIGEELRRSFSAGQQEVFTTASMGIAVSATGYDRPEDVLRDADTALYRAKAQGRARYEVFDRTMHLRAVARLQIETDLRRAVERGEFALCYQPIISLPAGDLAGFEALLRWNHPTRGRVPPVEFIAVAEETGLIVPLGNWVLREACRQGRVWQDRLGPGRALSISVNLSARQLAQSDLVEQVRDVLAETGLKGDRLRLEITETVIMENAEAAAAMLTRLKELGVRVSVDDFGMGYSCLSLLHRFPIDTLKIDRSFVGLMGPKGEGGATVRTIVALAHNLSMDVIAEGVETQAQLSSLRELDCGYAQGYLISEPLDPERAEALLGKVEAGIGLLGASPNEPSPAGLIPICAWCKKVRDERGEWRDAALPVLGAENLTHGICPECLRKQAPPGPE